One window of Candidatus Methylomirabilota bacterium genomic DNA carries:
- a CDS encoding c-type cytochrome, with protein MRGLAGLAVFAAALLALASPAGAQAKPRGGKPASPSPDPNPYAQRFATLCAACHGANGRSDMPNTPALAGQHMFYAITQLFLFREGRRNNEAMTAVAKGMSDADMQGFANVIATLPPVPAPPPATPPDPARMKKGAELARQHKCLFCHGADFAGGQQVPRIAGQREDYLQMSLRGFKSGQRPGYTMAMGEAVSQVTPEELDTLAYYAARFPGAVAAEGK; from the coding sequence ATGAGGGGGCTGGCCGGCCTTGCAGTCTTCGCGGCGGCCCTGTTGGCCCTGGCCTCACCGGCCGGGGCCCAGGCCAAGCCGCGCGGGGGCAAGCCGGCCAGCCCCTCTCCCGATCCGAACCCCTACGCGCAGCGCTTCGCCACGCTCTGCGCGGCCTGCCACGGCGCCAACGGCCGCAGCGACATGCCCAACACGCCGGCGCTGGCCGGCCAGCATATGTTCTACGCGATCACGCAGCTGTTCCTCTTCCGCGAGGGCCGGCGCAACAACGAGGCGATGACGGCGGTCGCCAAGGGAATGAGCGACGCCGACATGCAGGGCTTCGCCAACGTCATCGCCACGCTGCCGCCGGTGCCGGCCCCGCCGCCGGCCACACCGCCCGACCCGGCGCGCATGAAAAAGGGCGCCGAGCTGGCCCGGCAGCACAAGTGCCTCTTCTGCCACGGCGCCGACTTCGCCGGCGGCCAGCAGGTCCCGCGCATCGCCGGCCAGCGCGAGGACTATCTGCAGATGAGCCTGCGCGGCTTCAAGTCGGGCCAGCGGCCGGGCTACACGATGGCGATGGGCGAGGCGGTGAGCCAGGTCACGCCGGAAGAGCTCGA
- a CDS encoding ABC transporter substrate-binding protein: MLLLLVAGLVAVTGLEAQAQTPKKGGVLRVAVLGDPPTLDAHWTTANFVEIITQHIYESLYTLDQNYQPIPVLAEALPAVSADGLTYTIKLRQGIRFHNGKEMTSEDVVASLKRWGGYAVQAKAMWGSVEGVRAVDKSTVEIKLKEKSGIVLISLANANNFAAVYPKEIAEKYPTPAKVTEYIGTGPFKFVEWKPDVHIRMVRYDDYKPRAEAPNGYGGRKVAYVDELRWIPMPDVATRVAALESGEVDFADDLQAVAYERIKDNPKLRPIIVRPYAWAMGVFNKKEGLMTNVKLRQAVQAAIDIEPVMRAAVGNPLFYRLDSALAFTEQSAWHSKAGGDAYNQRNKDKAKKLLQEAGYKGEPVRVLTTKEYEWMYNVALVTKQQLEDVGMTIDLQVVDWATLVQRRNNEKMYDIFTTGMTLVPDPTQHPYLRCDWPGWTCDEAITSRMDAIRKEPDPAKRKALWEEVHRTFYERVPVIRYGDLFGLRAMQASVKGFNEKMAFPRFYNVWLEK; this comes from the coding sequence TTGTTACTGCTGTTGGTCGCCGGCCTGGTGGCCGTGACCGGGCTCGAGGCCCAGGCGCAGACCCCCAAGAAGGGCGGCGTGCTGCGGGTCGCCGTGCTCGGGGATCCGCCCACGCTCGACGCCCACTGGACCACGGCGAACTTCGTCGAGATCATCACCCAGCACATCTACGAGAGCCTCTACACGCTGGACCAGAACTACCAGCCGATTCCCGTCCTAGCCGAGGCGCTCCCCGCGGTGAGCGCGGACGGGCTCACCTACACGATCAAGCTGCGCCAGGGCATCCGGTTCCACAACGGCAAGGAGATGACCAGCGAGGACGTGGTCGCCTCGCTGAAGCGGTGGGGCGGGTACGCCGTCCAGGCCAAGGCCATGTGGGGCTCGGTGGAGGGCGTGCGGGCCGTCGACAAGTCCACGGTGGAGATCAAGCTCAAGGAGAAGTCGGGGATCGTCCTGATCTCCTTGGCCAACGCCAACAACTTCGCCGCCGTCTACCCCAAGGAGATCGCCGAGAAATATCCGACGCCGGCGAAAGTCACCGAGTACATCGGCACCGGGCCCTTCAAGTTCGTCGAGTGGAAGCCGGACGTCCACATCCGGATGGTCCGCTACGACGACTACAAGCCGCGGGCCGAGGCCCCGAACGGCTACGGCGGGCGGAAGGTTGCCTACGTCGACGAGCTCCGGTGGATCCCGATGCCGGACGTGGCCACGCGGGTCGCCGCCCTCGAGTCGGGGGAGGTGGACTTCGCCGACGACCTCCAGGCCGTGGCCTACGAGCGGATCAAGGACAACCCGAAGCTCCGGCCCATCATCGTGCGGCCGTACGCCTGGGCCATGGGGGTCTTCAACAAGAAGGAAGGCCTCATGACCAACGTCAAGCTCCGCCAGGCGGTGCAGGCGGCCATCGACATCGAGCCGGTCATGCGCGCCGCGGTGGGGAACCCGCTCTTCTACCGGCTCGATTCGGCGCTGGCCTTCACGGAGCAGTCGGCCTGGCACTCGAAGGCCGGCGGCGACGCCTACAACCAGCGGAACAAGGACAAGGCCAAGAAGCTCCTGCAGGAGGCGGGCTACAAGGGCGAGCCCGTCCGCGTCCTCACGACCAAGGAGTACGAGTGGATGTACAACGTCGCGCTCGTGACCAAGCAGCAGCTCGAAGACGTTGGGATGACCATCGACCTCCAGGTGGTGGACTGGGCGACCCTCGTCCAGCGGCGGAACAACGAGAAGATGTACGACATCTTCACCACGGGCATGACGCTGGTGCCGGACCCGACCCAGCACCCTTACCTCCGCTGCGACTGGCCCGGCTGGACCTGCGACGAGGCCATCACCAGCCGCATGGACGCGATCCGCAAGGAGCCCGACCCGGCGAAGCGCAAGGCGCTCTGGGAGGAAGTCCACCGGACCTTCTACGAGCGGGTCCCCGTGATCCGCTACGGCGACCTCTTCGGACTTCGC
- a CDS encoding PQQ-dependent sugar dehydrogenase, translated as MPRTMRVVSLITLAVLCALGTASAQDEPGWAKGRPKTDEAMKMAPVPAFPVPTPADQLPVKKFKLPPGFKAEVWASGVLDARGLRQGEKNNIFVSSLFVANKVYVIPESGKHEAKVIIDNMPLATGIEIHKGSLYLATNTKIMRYDNVESNLDKLGEPTVIYDKLPGGTDHSWKYLRIRGDKLYYAVGAPCNLCDPGPWAKIFSMNLDGSNVETIASGVRNTVGFDFDPKTGNLWFTDNGRDWFSEELPNDELNVVTKPGKQHFGYPFCHQGNIPDPEFGWGKSCDDFQKPAALLGPHAGSLGLKFYTGKMFPAKYQGAMFIAIHGPWNRTKKYNGVYVAWPDGKGGAKVEPFMTGFVENNTYLGRPVDFLVMKDGSLLVSDDHAGAIYRISYSGK; from the coding sequence GTGCCACGAACCATGCGCGTCGTCTCGCTGATCACGCTGGCCGTGTTGTGTGCGCTGGGCACCGCGTCGGCTCAGGACGAGCCCGGCTGGGCCAAGGGCCGCCCGAAGACCGATGAAGCCATGAAGATGGCGCCGGTGCCGGCCTTCCCGGTGCCGACGCCGGCCGATCAGCTGCCGGTCAAGAAGTTCAAGCTGCCGCCGGGCTTCAAGGCCGAGGTCTGGGCCTCGGGCGTGCTCGACGCGCGCGGCCTCCGCCAGGGCGAGAAGAACAACATCTTCGTCAGCTCGCTATTCGTCGCCAACAAGGTGTACGTGATCCCCGAGAGCGGCAAGCACGAGGCCAAGGTCATCATCGATAACATGCCGCTGGCCACCGGCATCGAGATCCACAAGGGCAGTCTCTACCTGGCCACGAACACCAAGATCATGCGCTACGACAACGTCGAGTCGAACCTCGACAAGCTCGGCGAGCCCACGGTCATCTACGACAAGCTGCCCGGCGGCACCGACCACAGCTGGAAGTACCTGCGCATCAGGGGCGACAAGCTCTATTACGCCGTCGGCGCCCCGTGCAACCTCTGCGATCCGGGCCCGTGGGCCAAGATCTTCAGCATGAACCTCGACGGGTCGAACGTGGAGACCATCGCCTCGGGCGTGCGCAACACGGTGGGCTTCGACTTCGACCCCAAGACGGGCAACCTCTGGTTCACCGACAACGGGCGCGACTGGTTCAGCGAGGAGTTGCCCAACGACGAGCTGAACGTGGTCACCAAGCCCGGCAAGCAGCACTTCGGCTACCCGTTCTGCCACCAGGGCAACATTCCTGATCCGGAGTTCGGCTGGGGCAAGTCGTGCGACGACTTCCAGAAGCCCGCGGCGCTCCTGGGGCCGCACGCCGGCTCGCTGGGGCTGAAGTTCTACACGGGCAAGATGTTCCCGGCCAAGTATCAGGGCGCGATGTTCATCGCCATCCACGGCCCGTGGAACCGCACCAAGAAGTACAACGGCGTCTACGTGGCGTGGCCAGACGGCAAGGGCGGCGCGAAGGTCGAGCCGTTCATGACCGGCTTCGTCGAGAACAACACCTACCTCGGCCGGCCGGTGGACTTCCTGGTGATGAAGGATGGCTCGCTCCTGGTGAGCGACGACCACGCCGGAGCGATCTATCGCATCAGCTACAGCGGCAAGTAA